One Clavibacter zhangzhiyongii genomic region harbors:
- a CDS encoding DUF427 domain-containing protein → MKAQLNGVTVAEAPKDELIEIEGNWYFPPQSVDMSLLTETSTPYHCPWKGDTQYYSVKDGETPLQDRAWSYPTPIPSSFDRVGRDYSGYIAFWKEVRVSE, encoded by the coding sequence ATGAAGGCACAGCTGAACGGCGTCACCGTCGCCGAGGCCCCCAAGGACGAGCTCATCGAGATCGAGGGCAACTGGTACTTCCCGCCGCAGAGCGTCGACATGTCGCTCCTCACCGAGACCTCCACGCCGTACCACTGCCCGTGGAAGGGCGACACGCAGTACTACTCCGTGAAGGACGGCGAGACCCCGCTGCAGGACCGCGCGTGGTCGTACCCGACGCCCATCCCGTCCTCGTTCGACCGCGTCGGCCGCGACTACAGCGGCTACATCGCGTTCTGGAAGGAGGTCCGCGTCAGCGAGTGA
- a CDS encoding PQQ-dependent sugar dehydrogenase, whose product MNRRSRTRPARLAALGLAALVALTGCTNDDGSPVDVRATEPPAPSAEASDAAPAGVAPSGTPTAITTGLVSPWSIAELPSGSLLVSERDTARVVEVLADGTTRVAGVVAGVGPLGEGGLLGIAPREADGTTQLYAYLTSDTDNRIVRMDVTGEAGSLGLGPAEDVVTGIPRDANHNGGRIAFGPDGMLYATTGDADLRDAAQDPISLAGKILRLTPEGQGPADNPTPGSPVYSLGHRNPQGLAWDAEGNLWSAEFGQDTWDELNLIEPGGNYGWPVVEGSGDDPSDAYIDPVRQWATDDASPSGIAVAGDTIFMAGLGGQRLWVIRPGAVPTDPIPDDRVTEFYTREFGRIRDVQAAPDGSLRMLTNNTDGRGQPREGDDKLLRVELMPIQAG is encoded by the coding sequence ATGAACCGCCGCTCCCGCACCCGCCCGGCTCGCCTCGCCGCGCTCGGCCTCGCCGCCCTGGTCGCGCTCACGGGGTGCACCAACGACGACGGCTCGCCCGTCGACGTCCGGGCCACCGAGCCGCCCGCGCCCTCCGCCGAGGCCTCCGACGCGGCGCCCGCGGGCGTCGCCCCGTCCGGCACGCCGACGGCGATCACGACGGGCCTCGTGTCGCCGTGGTCGATCGCCGAGCTGCCGTCCGGCTCCCTCCTCGTGAGCGAGCGCGACACCGCGCGCGTCGTCGAGGTGCTCGCCGACGGCACCACGCGCGTGGCCGGCGTCGTCGCGGGCGTCGGGCCGCTCGGCGAGGGCGGGCTCCTCGGCATCGCGCCGCGCGAGGCCGACGGCACCACGCAGCTCTACGCGTACCTCACCAGCGACACCGACAACCGCATCGTGCGCATGGACGTGACCGGCGAGGCCGGGTCGCTGGGGCTCGGGCCGGCCGAGGACGTGGTGACGGGGATCCCCCGCGACGCGAACCACAACGGCGGCCGCATCGCGTTCGGCCCCGACGGCATGCTCTACGCGACCACGGGCGACGCGGACCTCCGCGACGCGGCGCAGGACCCGATCTCGCTGGCCGGGAAGATCCTCCGCCTCACGCCCGAGGGCCAGGGCCCGGCCGACAACCCGACGCCCGGATCGCCCGTCTACTCGCTCGGGCACAGGAACCCGCAGGGGCTCGCGTGGGACGCCGAGGGCAACCTCTGGTCGGCCGAGTTCGGGCAGGACACCTGGGACGAGCTGAACCTCATCGAGCCCGGCGGGAACTACGGCTGGCCGGTCGTGGAGGGCTCCGGCGACGACCCGTCGGACGCGTACATCGACCCGGTCCGCCAGTGGGCGACCGACGACGCGAGCCCGAGCGGCATCGCGGTCGCGGGCGACACCATCTTCATGGCGGGCCTCGGCGGCCAGCGCCTCTGGGTGATCCGGCCGGGCGCCGTGCCCACCGACCCCATCCCCGACGACCGCGTCACCGAGTTCTACACGCGCGAGTTCGGGCGGATCCGCGACGTGCAGGCCGCGCCCGACGGGTCGCTGCGCATGCTCACGAACAACACCGACGGCCGCGGGCAGCCGCGCGAGGGCGACGACAAGCTGCTCCGGGTCGAGCTCATGCCGATCCAGGCGGGATAA
- a CDS encoding NUDIX hydrolase family protein: MTVRTPDPNIPDPNSGWLSDVELAQIRQRLPLLYVEAVPVRVDGMGRVKDIGVLLRATVTGQMTRMLVSGRVMYGETLRDALFRHLEKDLGPMAFPQLPASPTPFSIAEYFPFPGASPFTDDRQHAVSLAYVVPVTGTCDPRQDALEITWMTPEEAASDAVSADMEGGRGALLRAALASVGVLP, translated from the coding sequence ATGACCGTTCGCACCCCGGACCCGAACATCCCCGACCCGAACTCCGGCTGGCTGTCGGACGTGGAGCTGGCGCAGATCCGGCAGCGGCTGCCCCTCCTCTACGTGGAGGCCGTGCCCGTGCGGGTCGACGGGATGGGCCGGGTGAAGGACATCGGCGTGCTGCTGCGCGCCACGGTCACCGGCCAGATGACGCGCATGCTCGTCTCCGGCCGCGTCATGTACGGCGAGACCCTGCGCGACGCGCTCTTCCGCCACCTCGAGAAGGACCTCGGGCCGATGGCGTTCCCGCAGCTCCCCGCGAGCCCGACGCCGTTCTCGATCGCCGAGTACTTCCCGTTCCCCGGCGCGAGCCCGTTCACCGACGACCGGCAGCACGCCGTCTCGCTCGCGTACGTGGTGCCGGTGACGGGCACGTGCGATCCGCGGCAGGACGCCCTGGAGATCACGTGGATGACGCCGGAGGAGGCCGCGTCCGACGCCGTCTCCGCCGACATGGAGGGCGGCCGCGGCGCGTTGCTCCGCGCGGCCCTCGCCTCGGTGGGCGTGCTGCCCTAG
- a CDS encoding EVE domain-containing protein, with protein sequence MIRYWVGVVSRDRVLDGLDLGIAQVNRGAREPVERLGEADGFVYYSPRESYPDGQLLRSFTAIGRVADAAPYQGRVGEWRPWRRRMDWDLGAVDAPIRPLVPVLDFTRDSLEWGRKLAPGLLEITRDDFEVIRQAMRRGAPEPSRRVIRGGAGPWTPVASDRDLLR encoded by the coding sequence ATGATCAGGTACTGGGTGGGCGTCGTCTCGCGCGACCGCGTGCTCGACGGCCTGGACCTCGGCATCGCGCAGGTCAACCGCGGCGCCCGCGAACCGGTCGAACGGCTCGGCGAGGCCGACGGCTTCGTCTACTACTCGCCGCGCGAGTCGTACCCCGACGGGCAGCTCCTCCGCTCCTTCACCGCGATCGGCCGCGTCGCCGACGCCGCGCCCTACCAGGGGCGCGTGGGCGAGTGGCGGCCGTGGCGGCGGCGGATGGACTGGGACCTCGGCGCCGTCGACGCGCCCATCCGCCCGCTCGTGCCCGTGCTCGACTTCACCCGCGACTCCCTCGAGTGGGGCCGGAAGCTCGCGCCCGGGCTGCTCGAGATCACGCGCGACGACTTCGAGGTGATCCGCCAGGCGATGCGCCGCGGGGCGCCCGAGCCGTCGCGCCGCGTCATCCGGGGAGGGGCGGGGCCGTGGACGCCCGTAGCATCGGATCGTGACCTCCTCCGCTGA
- a CDS encoding alpha/beta hydrolase: MTALPLDPDAVLWSASTAELADRPLLVLLHGFGSHEGDLFGLSPYLPLGPVVASLRAPIALQGGHAWFPIVPGTTGDPDPAAADAAAQGVLDWLDALPVPPRSVGLLGFSQGGATALQLLRLAPGRFAYAVQLSGFSVRGGHAGDAANAAAPTPVFWGRGTADQVIPDEAVARTSAWIGAHTDLTERIYEDLPHSVSAPELRDVSAFIREHAG, encoded by the coding sequence GTGACCGCTCTCCCGCTGGATCCCGACGCCGTCCTCTGGTCGGCCTCGACCGCCGAGCTCGCCGACCGGCCGCTGCTCGTGCTGCTGCACGGCTTCGGCTCGCACGAGGGCGACCTCTTCGGCCTGTCGCCGTACCTGCCGCTCGGGCCCGTGGTCGCGTCGCTGCGGGCGCCGATCGCGCTGCAGGGCGGGCACGCGTGGTTCCCGATCGTGCCCGGTACCACGGGCGACCCGGATCCCGCGGCCGCCGACGCCGCCGCGCAGGGCGTGCTCGACTGGCTCGACGCACTGCCCGTGCCGCCGCGCTCCGTCGGCCTCCTCGGCTTCAGCCAGGGCGGCGCGACCGCGCTGCAGCTCCTGCGGCTCGCGCCCGGGCGCTTCGCGTACGCGGTGCAGCTCAGCGGGTTCTCCGTGCGCGGCGGACACGCGGGCGACGCGGCCAACGCCGCCGCCCCGACGCCGGTGTTCTGGGGCCGCGGCACGGCCGACCAGGTCATCCCGGACGAGGCCGTCGCGCGCACGAGCGCCTGGATCGGCGCCCACACCGACCTCACGGAGCGCATCTACGAGGACCTGCCGCACTCCGTGTCGGCGCCGGAGCTGCGGGACGTGTCCGCCTTCATCCGGGAGCACGCGGGCTGA
- a CDS encoding spermidine synthase produces MPEHPSTVLSLSGHRAVIEPDRFVPGAYQLVVDGTPQSHVNMDDPGELFFEYVQRMGHVIDLVGDPGQPITALHLGAGALTIPRYVEETRPGSRQQVIELEQDLVGLVREHLPWSRKASIRLRYGDAREVMGRLPQGLRGSVDLIVVDVFSGARTPAHITSREFHAEAAAFLAPGGIMTINVADGHGLAFARGQAATIQDVLPHVAALAETQVLKGRRFGNVVFAASATPLPLDFVPRLLAGGPHPAKVVEGRELTDFIAGASVVTDATAVPSPSPARSIFQTRP; encoded by the coding sequence ATGCCCGAGCACCCGTCGACCGTCCTGTCCCTGAGCGGGCACCGGGCCGTCATCGAGCCCGACCGGTTCGTGCCGGGCGCGTACCAGCTCGTGGTCGACGGCACGCCCCAGTCGCACGTCAACATGGACGACCCGGGCGAGCTGTTCTTCGAGTACGTGCAGCGGATGGGGCACGTCATCGACCTCGTCGGCGACCCCGGCCAGCCGATCACCGCGCTGCATCTCGGCGCCGGCGCGCTCACCATCCCGCGGTACGTCGAGGAGACCCGGCCAGGATCCCGCCAGCAGGTCATCGAGCTCGAGCAGGACCTCGTGGGGCTCGTCCGCGAGCACCTGCCGTGGTCGCGGAAGGCCTCCATCCGACTGCGCTACGGCGACGCGCGCGAGGTGATGGGGCGGCTGCCCCAGGGGCTCCGCGGCTCCGTCGACCTCATCGTCGTGGACGTGTTCAGCGGCGCCCGCACGCCCGCGCACATCACGAGCCGCGAGTTCCACGCGGAGGCCGCCGCGTTCCTCGCGCCCGGCGGGATCATGACGATCAACGTCGCCGACGGCCACGGGCTCGCGTTCGCGCGCGGCCAGGCCGCGACGATCCAGGACGTCCTGCCGCACGTCGCCGCCCTCGCGGAGACGCAGGTGCTGAAGGGCCGCCGGTTCGGCAACGTCGTGTTCGCCGCCTCGGCCACCCCGCTGCCGCTCGACTTCGTGCCGCGCCTGCTCGCGGGCGGCCCGCATCCCGCGAAGGTCGTCGAGGGGCGCGAGCTCACCGACTTCATCGCCGGCGCGTCCGTCGTGACCGACGCGACGGCCGTGCCCTCGCCCTCCCCCGCCCGCAGCATCTTCCAGACGAGGCCCTGA
- a CDS encoding CGNR zinc finger domain-containing protein has protein sequence MSRAPGSERPTGQWIDDPDGLRWFLDTGAVSLDLAYTGALGDPEPRETLADAAALGAWLSEHLAPVSEPAERDLADARTLRQAIGDIAAALADDREPEPRDVDVLNLYAATPDLPPALGGGSRQAGRALARPAQALASAARDAVAVFGAGSERIHRCSADDCTVLYLDTTRSGTRRWCSMRRCGNRAKVRAHRARQLRERRTGIPARVAPPRPAPGDDDGPGARAPGP, from the coding sequence GTGAGCCGGGCGCCGGGATCCGAGCGGCCGACCGGGCAGTGGATCGACGACCCCGACGGCCTGCGCTGGTTCCTCGACACGGGCGCGGTGAGCCTCGACCTCGCCTACACGGGCGCGCTCGGGGATCCGGAGCCGCGCGAGACGCTGGCGGACGCCGCCGCCCTCGGCGCGTGGCTGAGCGAGCACCTCGCGCCCGTCTCCGAGCCGGCCGAGCGCGACCTCGCGGACGCGCGCACGCTCCGGCAGGCCATCGGCGACATCGCCGCCGCGCTCGCGGACGACCGCGAGCCGGAGCCGCGCGACGTGGACGTGCTCAACCTGTACGCCGCGACGCCCGACCTGCCGCCCGCGCTCGGCGGCGGATCCCGCCAGGCCGGCCGCGCGCTCGCCCGGCCCGCGCAGGCGCTCGCGTCCGCGGCGCGCGACGCGGTGGCGGTGTTCGGCGCGGGATCCGAGCGGATCCACCGCTGCTCGGCCGACGACTGCACCGTGCTCTACCTCGACACGACCCGCTCGGGCACGCGCCGCTGGTGCTCGATGCGGCGCTGCGGCAACCGCGCGAAGGTGCGCGCCCACCGCGCGCGGCAGCTGCGGGAGCGGCGGACGGGGATCCCGGCGCGCGTCGCGCCCCCGCGTCCCGCCCCCGGGGACGACGACGGCCCGGGAGCGCGAGCCCCCGGGCCGTGA
- a CDS encoding DUF1684 domain-containing protein, producing MPSAVTALHVADWRRRTHEMYAEVRWVAQTDPAAAHALWRRTRDDMFRSHPATPLLPEHRADFDRLDVAEYDPAWRFELEIHDDRGEERHEVETGTDGVVPFELLGSVHLPAADGREAGTLDVWRLASYGGGLHLPVKDASHRREGGTYGGGRYLLDTVKGSDLGPGAPGSIVVDLNFAYNPSCAYDPEWACPLAPAGNVLGFEVPVGEMGFSPA from the coding sequence ATGCCCTCCGCCGTCACCGCCCTCCACGTCGCCGACTGGCGCCGCCGCACGCACGAGATGTACGCGGAGGTGCGCTGGGTCGCGCAGACGGATCCCGCCGCCGCGCACGCGCTCTGGCGGCGGACCCGCGACGACATGTTCCGCAGCCACCCGGCGACGCCGCTCCTGCCCGAGCACCGCGCCGACTTCGACCGGCTCGACGTCGCGGAGTACGACCCGGCCTGGCGGTTCGAGCTGGAGATCCACGACGACCGCGGCGAGGAGCGCCACGAGGTCGAGACGGGCACCGACGGCGTCGTGCCGTTCGAGCTCCTCGGATCCGTGCACCTGCCCGCCGCCGACGGCCGCGAGGCCGGCACCCTCGACGTCTGGCGCCTCGCCAGCTACGGCGGCGGCCTGCACCTGCCCGTGAAGGACGCGTCGCACCGGCGCGAGGGCGGCACCTACGGGGGCGGCCGCTACCTGCTCGACACGGTGAAGGGATCCGACCTCGGCCCCGGCGCTCCCGGCTCGATCGTGGTGGACCTCAACTTCGCCTACAACCCGTCGTGCGCCTACGACCCGGAGTGGGCCTGCCCCCTCGCCCCGGCCGGGAACGTGCTCGGATTCGAGGTGCCCGTGGGCGAGATGGGCTTCTCCCCGGCCTGA
- a CDS encoding SprT-like domain-containing protein — MADLARVRVWADALIALHLDPSWTFAFDHARTRAGACHYGDKRITVSRHLAGRFEDDEIHQVLLHEVAHALAGSRAGHGPRWKATAAELGYEGSRLHSGAVAEELAPWVGACPAGHAHFRYRKPTRPLACGLCSKRFDAAHLIAWTRRDVPSGASASASARRREGAA, encoded by the coding sequence GTGGCTGACCTCGCCCGCGTGCGGGTCTGGGCCGACGCCCTGATCGCGCTGCACCTCGACCCGTCGTGGACCTTCGCGTTCGACCACGCCCGCACGCGCGCCGGCGCCTGCCACTACGGCGACAAGCGCATCACCGTCTCGCGGCACCTCGCCGGGCGGTTCGAGGACGACGAGATCCACCAGGTGCTCCTGCACGAGGTCGCGCACGCGCTCGCCGGGTCGCGCGCCGGGCACGGGCCGAGGTGGAAGGCGACGGCGGCGGAGCTCGGCTACGAGGGATCGCGGCTGCACTCGGGCGCGGTGGCCGAGGAGCTCGCGCCGTGGGTCGGCGCCTGCCCGGCCGGCCACGCGCACTTCCGCTACCGGAAGCCGACGAGGCCGCTCGCCTGCGGGCTGTGCTCGAAGCGCTTCGACGCGGCGCACCTCATCGCGTGGACCCGGCGGGACGTGCCGTCGGGCGCCTCCGCATCCGCATCCGCCCGGCGCCGCGAGGGCGCCGCGTGA
- a CDS encoding TetR/AcrR family transcriptional regulator yields MTRPALATRGPYRKGLERRELLIRTAIEVFAEQGYRGSSLREIASRAEITPAGLLHHFSGKEELLLAVLARREERLAAAIELHRPRSVAEHAAVVIADGEQSACLTRVLAVVSSEASAAGHSLHDMFRERRARELDRITSGVIVDQARGIIDPHLDPEAAAAVVLSAMDGLHVQRSYGVGAGASEAFEDLRRHYLEPPEFAERAAAV; encoded by the coding sequence ATGACACGCCCCGCCCTCGCCACCCGTGGCCCGTACCGCAAGGGACTGGAGCGCAGGGAGCTCCTCATCCGCACGGCCATCGAGGTGTTCGCCGAGCAGGGCTACCGCGGCAGCTCGCTGCGCGAGATCGCGTCGCGCGCGGAGATCACGCCGGCCGGCCTGCTGCACCACTTCAGCGGCAAGGAGGAGCTGCTGCTCGCCGTGCTCGCGCGTCGCGAGGAGCGCCTGGCCGCCGCCATCGAGCTGCACCGCCCGCGCAGCGTCGCCGAGCACGCGGCCGTGGTCATCGCCGACGGGGAGCAGAGCGCGTGCCTCACGCGCGTCCTCGCCGTCGTCTCGTCCGAGGCCTCGGCCGCCGGCCACTCGCTGCACGACATGTTCCGCGAGCGCCGCGCGCGCGAGCTCGACCGCATCACCTCCGGCGTCATCGTCGACCAGGCGCGCGGCATCATCGACCCGCACCTCGACCCGGAGGCCGCCGCGGCCGTCGTGCTGTCCGCCATGGACGGCCTGCACGTGCAGCGGTCCTACGGCGTGGGCGCCGGCGCCAGCGAGGCCTTCGAGGACCTGCGGCGCCACTACCTCGAGCCGCCCGAGTTCGCCGAGCGGGCCGCCGCGGTCTGA
- a CDS encoding DEAD/DEAH box helicase has protein sequence MTTDTFGALGVPAPLVSALTANGITTPFPIQVDTLPDTLNGRDVLGRGKTGSGKTLAFAIPMIARLGGGLAGGRRRPGRPLGLILAPTRELATQITAAMAPLAEAYNLTTTTIFGGVSQQRQVAALKAGVDVVVACPGRLEDLMKQGFVNLDAVEITVLDEADHMADLGFLPVVTRILDKTPNTGQRMLFSATLDNGVDKLVRRYLHDQVLHSVDEANSPVAAMTHHVFEASDVEAKRLLVQKLAGGTGRRILFMRTKHHAKKLAKQLTDAGIPSVDLHGNLSQVARDRNLAAFSAGDVKVLVATDVAARGVHVDDIELVIHVDPPAEHKAYLHRSGRTARAGSAGDVVTIMLPAQRKDVQLLMRKADIHVTPQQVTESSPAVAELTGAVAAYVKPAPRETKSVRESTQRQSQGGRANGGGRSQGANAQRKRAARDGAPVGGRREGAASGRRDGAASGGQRGGSTPRTFSTSSEGFGGGTSAAPSRPRQDRPAASGGGAAGGRARTHRRVSSGR, from the coding sequence ATGACCACTGACACCTTCGGCGCGCTCGGCGTGCCCGCCCCCCTCGTCTCCGCCCTCACGGCGAACGGCATCACGACGCCGTTCCCCATCCAGGTGGACACGCTGCCCGACACCCTCAACGGCCGCGACGTGCTCGGCCGCGGCAAGACCGGCTCCGGCAAGACGCTCGCGTTCGCCATCCCGATGATCGCGCGCCTCGGCGGCGGCCTCGCCGGCGGCCGTCGTCGCCCGGGCCGCCCGCTCGGCCTCATCCTCGCGCCGACCCGCGAGCTCGCCACGCAGATCACGGCCGCCATGGCGCCGCTGGCCGAGGCCTACAACCTCACCACCACCACGATCTTCGGCGGCGTCTCGCAGCAGCGCCAGGTCGCGGCCCTCAAGGCCGGCGTCGACGTGGTCGTGGCCTGCCCCGGCCGCCTCGAGGACCTCATGAAGCAGGGCTTCGTGAACCTCGACGCCGTGGAGATCACCGTCCTCGACGAGGCCGACCACATGGCCGACCTGGGCTTCCTGCCCGTCGTCACGCGGATCCTCGACAAGACCCCGAACACCGGCCAGCGCATGCTGTTCTCCGCCACGCTCGACAACGGCGTGGACAAGCTCGTCCGCCGCTACCTGCACGACCAGGTGCTGCACTCCGTCGACGAGGCGAACTCGCCCGTCGCCGCCATGACGCACCACGTGTTCGAGGCGTCCGACGTCGAGGCCAAGCGCCTCCTCGTGCAGAAGCTCGCGGGCGGCACCGGCCGCCGCATCCTCTTCATGCGCACCAAGCACCACGCCAAGAAGCTCGCGAAGCAGCTCACCGACGCGGGCATCCCGTCGGTGGACCTGCACGGCAACCTCTCGCAGGTGGCCCGCGACCGCAACCTGGCCGCGTTCTCCGCGGGCGACGTCAAGGTCCTCGTGGCCACCGACGTCGCGGCGCGCGGCGTGCACGTCGACGACATCGAGCTCGTGATCCACGTCGACCCGCCGGCCGAGCACAAGGCGTACCTGCACCGCTCGGGCCGCACGGCGCGCGCGGGCTCCGCGGGCGACGTCGTCACGATCATGCTGCCGGCGCAGCGCAAGGACGTGCAGCTCCTGATGCGCAAGGCCGACATCCACGTCACGCCGCAGCAGGTCACCGAGTCCTCCCCCGCCGTGGCCGAGCTGACGGGCGCCGTCGCGGCGTACGTCAAGCCCGCGCCGCGCGAGACGAAGTCGGTCCGCGAGTCCACCCAGCGCCAGTCGCAGGGTGGCCGCGCCAACGGCGGCGGACGCTCGCAGGGCGCCAACGCGCAGCGCAAGCGCGCGGCCCGCGACGGCGCTCCCGTCGGCGGCCGCCGCGAGGGCGCCGCGTCGGGTCGTCGCGACGGCGCCGCCTCGGGCGGACAGCGCGGCGGCAGCACGCCCCGCACGTTCAGCACCTCCTCCGAGGGCTTCGGCGGCGGCACGTCCGCCGCTCCCTCGCGTCCCCGCCAGGACCGCCCCGCGGCCTCCGGCGGCGGCGCGGCCGGCGGTCGTGCGCGCACGCACCGCCGCGTCTCCAGCGGACGCTAG